From Pirellulales bacterium, one genomic window encodes:
- a CDS encoding N-acetylneuraminate synthase family protein, whose translation MDAGGFAIAGRWIAAEQPALVVAELGQNHNGSLSLAEQLIDAAAWAGADAIKLVKRDLDSELSREARSRRYDSRHAFGATYGEHRRALELSAYEHALLAARARRHGLIYIETACDVASAAVLGELGVDAFKIASRDLTNLPLVDDVAARGKPVIFSTGMAGLAEIDEAVEVVREAGPPFAVLQCTSLYPTPMGDVHLRSMVTLGQRYAVPVGFSDHTTGLLLAPVAVAMGATIVEKHLTLDRSLKGTDHACSLEPDEFRQLVRQVRQVETALGRADKPVAEGVATVRAKLGRSLVTRVPLAEGTRIEEPMLVLKCPGDGLSWLDRQRVVGRRLKRDLAADEKLKLEDVF comes from the coding sequence ATGGATGCGGGTGGTTTTGCAATCGCGGGACGGTGGATCGCTGCCGAGCAACCGGCGCTGGTTGTGGCCGAGCTCGGCCAAAACCATAACGGCAGTCTGTCGCTGGCCGAGCAGCTCATCGACGCCGCCGCCTGGGCGGGCGCCGACGCCATCAAGCTCGTCAAGCGCGATCTGGACAGCGAGCTTTCGCGCGAAGCACGCAGCCGCCGCTATGACAGCCGGCACGCCTTCGGCGCCACTTACGGCGAGCACCGCCGCGCGCTGGAGCTCTCGGCCTACGAGCACGCTTTGCTGGCGGCACGAGCGCGGCGGCATGGCCTGATCTACATCGAGACCGCCTGCGACGTCGCCAGCGCCGCCGTGCTCGGCGAGCTGGGCGTCGACGCGTTCAAGATCGCCTCGCGCGACCTGACCAACCTGCCGCTGGTGGACGACGTGGCCGCGCGCGGCAAGCCCGTGATTTTCTCGACCGGCATGGCCGGCCTGGCCGAGATCGACGAGGCGGTGGAGGTCGTGCGAGAGGCGGGTCCGCCCTTCGCCGTGCTGCAATGCACGTCGCTCTATCCGACGCCGATGGGCGACGTACACCTGCGGAGCATGGTCACGCTCGGCCAGCGTTACGCCGTGCCTGTCGGTTTTTCGGACCACACCACCGGCCTCCTGTTGGCGCCGGTGGCCGTGGCGATGGGAGCGACGATCGTCGAAAAGCACCTTACGCTCGACCGGAGTCTGAAAGGCACCGACCACGCCTGCTCGCTGGAGCCGGACGAGTTTCGACAGCTTGTCAGACAGGTGCGGCAGGTGGAGACGGCGTTGGGGCGAGCGGACAAGCCCGTTGCGGAAGGGGTGGCGACGGTGCGTGCCAAGCTGGGCCGCAGCCTGGTGACGCGCGTGCCGCTGGCGGAGGGCACGCGCATCGAAGAGCCGATGCTGGTTCTCAAATGTCCCGGCGACGGGCTTTCGTGGCTCGATCGTCAGCGCGTGGTGGGGCGGCGGCTGAAACGAGATTTGGCGGCAGATGAAAAACTGAAACTGGAAGACGTTTTTTGA
- a CDS encoding oligosaccharide flippase family protein — protein sequence MSHSSAADYSTLTSLAEAPSPVSGWRRLAADMAAVGCSSVVCQGLGVVTSLVLRAALTPAQMGVWQGLKLLLGYANYTNLGVSKGAARELAIAVGSGETARAQQGLNLAFTVNTVTSLVYGIALAAAGLWLARDRGGLPADSWLVGLLALGALVVVQRHLTFHVTILRCKQSFALTSWASLVEGSLTLGLAGLGAWRWGLPGLYGGTLLTLLATLGYLHWRGVGPLALAWQWSEIRRLVAIGGPILLGGVATALLQSLDKLMILAISSNREFDLGCYSTPLLITGQIYGLANMFALVVAPRYGELFGRTGRRDEVARLAARASELLAAVTSLSAAAGLVIAVPMLACLFPAYRPGLVPATWLVPGIIMLALALPLNQYLVAVCRERLAMAAAVVALAAGAVADGAVLATGHGIMGVAACTAIVYAGYYLLLLSVSIWPRLDAAARRRYLITHIVVLLFPLAPALWLTDVQAESIDIARLGGNAVVVLAVWSVVAAAGWRLAGWKTACQDGNCSNGPMPNAQYLTPPDPCPD from the coding sequence ATGTCGCACTCCTCCGCGGCCGACTACAGCACGCTGACCTCGCTGGCGGAGGCTCCGTCGCCCGTCAGCGGATGGCGGCGGTTGGCGGCCGATATGGCGGCGGTGGGCTGCTCGTCGGTCGTCTGCCAGGGTCTCGGTGTGGTGACCAGTCTCGTGCTCCGCGCCGCGCTCACTCCGGCCCAGATGGGCGTGTGGCAGGGCCTCAAGCTTCTGCTGGGCTATGCCAACTACACGAACCTGGGCGTCAGCAAAGGGGCCGCGCGCGAGCTGGCGATCGCCGTCGGCAGTGGCGAGACGGCCCGCGCCCAGCAAGGGCTGAACCTGGCCTTCACGGTCAACACCGTGACGAGCCTTGTGTACGGCATCGCCCTGGCCGCGGCCGGTCTCTGGCTGGCGCGCGATCGTGGCGGCCTGCCCGCCGATAGTTGGCTGGTCGGCCTGCTGGCCTTGGGCGCGCTGGTGGTCGTGCAGCGGCACCTCACCTTCCACGTGACGATCCTGCGGTGCAAGCAGTCGTTCGCGCTTACGTCGTGGGCATCGCTCGTTGAAGGGTCGCTGACGTTGGGCCTGGCCGGCTTGGGCGCCTGGCGATGGGGTCTGCCCGGCCTGTATGGCGGCACTCTTTTGACGCTGCTGGCCACGCTCGGCTATCTGCACTGGCGAGGCGTCGGCCCGCTGGCACTGGCCTGGCAGTGGAGCGAGATCCGGCGGTTGGTCGCCATCGGCGGCCCGATTCTGCTGGGCGGCGTCGCCACGGCGCTTTTGCAATCGCTCGATAAGCTGATGATCCTCGCCATTTCGAGCAATCGCGAATTCGACCTGGGGTGTTACTCGACGCCGCTCTTGATTACCGGACAAATCTATGGCCTGGCGAACATGTTTGCCCTGGTGGTCGCCCCGCGCTATGGCGAGTTGTTCGGCCGGACGGGCCGCCGCGACGAAGTCGCCCGACTGGCGGCGCGCGCCAGCGAGCTGCTGGCGGCGGTGACCTCGCTCAGCGCGGCAGCCGGGCTGGTGATCGCCGTTCCCATGCTCGCGTGCCTGTTTCCCGCTTATCGGCCGGGCCTTGTACCGGCGACGTGGCTCGTGCCGGGCATCATCATGCTGGCGCTGGCTCTGCCGCTGAACCAGTACTTGGTGGCCGTTTGCCGGGAGCGCTTGGCGATGGCCGCGGCCGTTGTTGCGCTGGCCGCGGGCGCGGTCGCCGATGGCGCCGTCCTGGCGACGGGGCACGGCATCATGGGCGTGGCCGCGTGTACGGCGATCGTCTATGCCGGCTACTATCTGCTGTTGCTGTCCGTATCGATTTGGCCCCGGCTCGACGCCGCCGCAAGACGACGCTACCTGATAACGCACATCGTTGTCTTGCTCTTCCCGTTGGCACCCGCCTTGTGGCTGACTGACGTGCAAGCGGAGAGCATCGACATCGCGCGCCTCGGAGGCAACGCCGTGGTGGTGCTGGCGGTGTGGAGCGTTGTGGCCGCGGCCGGCTGGCGGCTGGCTGGATGGAAAACCGCTTGCCAAGACGGAAATTGTTCAAATGGCCCAATGCCTAACGCCCAATACCTAACGCCTCCCGACCCATGCCCCGACTGA
- a CDS encoding sugar nucleotide-binding protein, with translation MDVDKVLVTGVDGLVGANVAAVLVERCEVLGIAGQAEGPEGCRMVSCDPYSADDLARAIALESPRQIIHCGPLSRPNWDTAEIAAPDAEGEVRLATAVVSAAQRVGARSAILLTDAVFAGPRLFHNEASPPQATTPWAEAARAVENALIDCNTLLVRTHAYGWSPSGASANYAQHLWQRLSQGEPCEVDAERHATPILASDLAMLVHLALQKKLTGLMHLTGAERTSPFRFAAELALACGFAGRHVRVAKDVAPRRPRVDETSLNTYRARRELETPLPLLREGLARFAEQAENGFRDRLDPRSRLLHACAA, from the coding sequence GTGGACGTGGATAAGGTACTGGTGACGGGCGTAGATGGGCTGGTCGGGGCGAATGTCGCCGCGGTCCTTGTCGAGCGGTGCGAAGTGCTGGGCATCGCCGGGCAGGCCGAGGGGCCGGAAGGGTGCCGGATGGTTTCCTGCGACCCCTATTCCGCGGACGATCTGGCGCGGGCCATCGCTTTGGAATCGCCGCGGCAGATCATTCACTGCGGGCCGCTCTCGCGTCCCAACTGGGACACGGCCGAGATTGCCGCTCCTGACGCGGAAGGCGAGGTGCGGTTGGCCACGGCCGTCGTGTCGGCCGCTCAGCGGGTCGGCGCCCGCTCGGCGATTCTCCTCACCGACGCGGTTTTCGCCGGTCCGCGATTATTCCACAACGAGGCTTCGCCGCCCCAGGCAACGACTCCCTGGGCCGAAGCGGCACGTGCCGTCGAGAACGCCCTGATCGATTGCAATACCCTACTCGTCCGCACGCACGCCTATGGCTGGAGTCCGTCCGGTGCGTCGGCCAATTACGCTCAGCATCTATGGCAACGTTTGTCTCAGGGCGAGCCTTGCGAAGTGGATGCCGAGCGGCACGCCACGCCGATTCTGGCCAGCGATCTGGCCATGCTCGTCCATCTGGCGTTGCAAAAGAAACTGACGGGCCTGATGCACCTCACCGGCGCGGAGCGAACGAGTCCCTTTCGTTTCGCGGCGGAGCTGGCGTTGGCCTGCGGTTTTGCCGGCCGGCACGTGCGTGTGGCGAAAGACGTGGCGCCGCGGCGTCCGCGCGTCGACGAAACCTCGCTGAACACCTATCGCGCGCGGCGCGAGCTGGAAACCCCGCTCCCCTTGCTTCGCGAAGGGCTGGCCCGCTTCGCCGAGCAGGCCGAAAACGGTTTCCGCGACCGTCTCGACCCGCGCTCGCGGTTGCTGCACGCCTGCGCCGCCTGA
- a CDS encoding HAD family hydrolase has product MFDTMMERRPVQGLLFDMGDVLYDATGWRRWLLQLLSRMGLHTHYRTLYHIWDDDFLADVYRGRRDYHEAFQSFLLSIGLSHGQIDEVQAASQARKRDLEANARPLPGVRATVSRLAGQGVALAVLSDSEQDGDGLRAQLGRLGLGGYFSAVLSSIDLEYTKPSPVCYRAALAAMQLASDDVAFVGHDGDELVGARAVGLQTIAFNYGPGAVADHYLTRFDELLQVVDARYHHADPLTSAA; this is encoded by the coding sequence ATGTTCGACACGATGATGGAACGCCGACCCGTGCAAGGTTTGCTGTTTGACATGGGCGACGTGCTCTACGATGCCACCGGCTGGCGCCGCTGGTTGCTGCAGCTTTTGTCACGGATGGGCCTGCACACGCATTATCGCACGTTGTACCATATCTGGGACGACGATTTCCTGGCGGACGTCTACCGCGGCCGCCGCGACTATCACGAGGCGTTTCAGTCATTCCTGCTGTCGATCGGCTTGTCGCACGGTCAGATCGACGAAGTGCAGGCGGCCAGCCAGGCCCGCAAGCGCGACCTGGAAGCGAACGCCCGACCGCTGCCCGGCGTGAGGGCGACCGTGTCGCGGCTGGCCGGGCAAGGGGTGGCTCTGGCCGTGCTGAGCGACTCCGAACAAGACGGCGACGGGCTACGGGCGCAATTGGGGCGACTTGGCCTGGGCGGCTATTTTTCGGCGGTCCTGTCGTCGATCGACTTGGAGTACACGAAGCCCAGCCCGGTGTGCTACCGCGCGGCCCTGGCGGCCATGCAGCTTGCCAGCGACGATGTCGCGTTCGTGGGCCACGACGGCGATGAGTTGGTGGGAGCGCGGGCCGTGGGACTGCAAACCATCGCCTTCAATTATGGGCCCGGCGCGGTGGCCGACCATTATCTGACGCGGTTCGACGAGTTGCTGCAGGTTGTCGATGCCCGCTACCATCACGCCGACCCGCTGACGAGTGCCGCCTGA
- a CDS encoding NTP transferase domain-containing protein, whose translation MAVTSTMGVVCVQTPNEQPSRKHRRKFGSRPLLELIVRRLTDCQQLDGVVVVAGRASGDKAGGSEAVADLVPADIPILWAEQPDLVGQLNSALDATGATGLVKIDADHPFVDPVLVDRLVTTAQSQPECDYVGFCFRDGRPVIRSRLGNFAEWYSADALRRAEQTATVEDRHHVTRFLCSHPDRFRLRFIPVPAALESGKVWLSVDNHEAWEHAQTMYDWLGHEGLDWDRIAEMMSA comes from the coding sequence GTGGCAGTCACCTCGACAATGGGAGTCGTTTGCGTTCAGACGCCGAACGAGCAACCAAGCAGGAAGCACCGCCGTAAGTTCGGCAGCCGGCCCTTGCTGGAATTGATCGTCCGCCGGCTCACCGATTGCCAGCAGCTCGACGGCGTGGTGGTTGTGGCCGGCCGAGCAAGCGGCGACAAGGCCGGGGGCAGCGAGGCGGTGGCCGATCTTGTTCCGGCCGATATACCGATCTTGTGGGCCGAGCAGCCCGATCTCGTGGGCCAGCTCAACTCGGCCCTCGACGCCACGGGGGCCACGGGACTGGTCAAGATCGATGCCGACCACCCGTTTGTCGATCCGGTGCTCGTCGACCGGCTGGTGACCACCGCTCAATCGCAGCCGGAATGCGATTACGTCGGTTTTTGCTTTCGCGATGGGCGGCCGGTCATCCGCTCGCGGCTGGGCAACTTCGCCGAATGGTACTCGGCCGATGCCTTGCGGCGGGCCGAACAGACGGCGACGGTCGAAGACCGTCACCACGTGACGCGGTTCCTCTGTTCTCATCCCGACCGCTTTCGGTTGCGATTCATTCCCGTCCCCGCGGCACTCGAATCGGGCAAGGTGTGGCTGTCGGTCGACAATCACGAGGCCTGGGAACACGCACAGACGATGTATGACTGGCTGGGACACGAGGGGCTCGACTGGGACCGCATCGCCGAAATGATGTCGGCCTAA
- the rpiA gene encoding ribose-5-phosphate isomerase RpiA, producing MTSQPHSLQAIAHRALEMVPANAVIGLGTGHAAATFIQALADKVKQGFVVRGVPTSKASEELARKLGIPIIGLDRVETLDLDVDGADEVDPAGNLIKGYGGALVREKIVAAAARRLVILVGPEKLVPQLGSHGILPVEVIPFAVPLCTRRLATLGCRAQPRFQAGKPFVTDNGNQILDCRVQPISRPDDLDRAIRDIPGVVGTGLFIGMPVTVLVQRGDEVEEMPRA from the coding sequence ATGACTAGCCAGCCGCATTCCTTGCAGGCAATCGCCCATCGGGCACTGGAAATGGTCCCCGCCAATGCGGTGATCGGACTGGGCACCGGACATGCCGCCGCCACGTTCATTCAGGCGCTGGCCGACAAAGTCAAACAGGGTTTTGTGGTGCGCGGCGTGCCCACTTCCAAAGCTTCGGAGGAGTTGGCCAGGAAGCTCGGCATTCCGATCATCGGGCTCGACCGCGTCGAAACGCTCGATCTCGACGTGGACGGCGCCGACGAAGTCGATCCGGCCGGAAACCTCATCAAGGGTTATGGTGGGGCGCTGGTGCGCGAGAAAATCGTCGCGGCGGCGGCCCGCCGGCTGGTAATCCTGGTCGGCCCGGAAAAGCTCGTGCCGCAACTTGGGTCGCATGGCATTTTGCCTGTTGAAGTCATCCCGTTCGCGGTCCCCTTGTGTACGCGCCGGCTAGCAACGCTGGGATGCCGTGCTCAGCCGCGGTTTCAGGCCGGCAAGCCGTTCGTCACCGACAACGGCAACCAGATACTCGATTGCCGCGTGCAGCCAATCTCCCGGCCCGACGATCTGGACCGCGCCATCCGCGACATACCGGGCGTGGTCGGCACGGGGCTGTTCATCGGCATGCCCGTCACGGTGCTCGTGCAGCGTGGCGACGAAGTGGAAGAGATGCCGCGCGCGTAA
- a CDS encoding carbon-nitrogen hydrolase: MAQSHYGSSPSKVSIALVQMTCVREKEPNVRKALARIGEAAAAGAQIVCLQELFAGEYFCQSEDHARFGEAEPIPGPTGEALAAAAREHGVAVIGSLFERRAAGLYHNTAVVFDADGRQVGLYRKMHIPDDPLYYEKFYFTPGDLGFKSCDTRYGRAGVCVCWDQWYPEAARLTALTGAQILFYPTAIGWHESEKEEFGASQHSAWETMMRSHAIANGVFVAAVNRTGREGQIEFWGASFVADPNGNVLARAAHDVEATLVVDCNLDQIDVVRTHWPFLRDRRIDAYGDLVKRYLDG; the protein is encoded by the coding sequence ATGGCTCAGTCACATTACGGCTCCTCCCCCTCCAAGGTCAGCATCGCGCTGGTGCAGATGACTTGCGTGCGCGAAAAGGAACCCAACGTCCGCAAGGCACTGGCCCGCATCGGCGAAGCGGCGGCGGCCGGAGCACAAATCGTTTGCTTGCAAGAATTATTCGCGGGCGAATACTTTTGCCAATCGGAAGATCACGCCCGATTTGGCGAGGCCGAGCCGATTCCCGGCCCGACCGGCGAGGCGCTGGCGGCGGCGGCCCGCGAGCACGGCGTGGCGGTGATTGGCTCGCTTTTCGAGCGGCGGGCAGCGGGCCTCTACCACAATACGGCGGTGGTGTTCGACGCCGATGGCCGGCAGGTCGGTCTCTACCGCAAGATGCACATTCCCGACGACCCGCTCTATTACGAAAAGTTTTATTTCACGCCGGGCGACCTGGGCTTCAAAAGTTGCGACACACGTTACGGTCGGGCAGGCGTCTGCGTCTGCTGGGACCAATGGTATCCCGAAGCCGCCCGACTGACCGCCCTGACCGGCGCCCAGATTCTGTTCTATCCCACGGCGATTGGCTGGCACGAAAGCGAGAAAGAAGAGTTCGGCGCAAGCCAGCACTCGGCCTGGGAGACGATGATGCGCAGCCACGCCATCGCCAACGGTGTGTTTGTGGCCGCGGTGAACCGCACGGGCAGAGAAGGCCAGATCGAGTTCTGGGGCGCTTCGTTCGTGGCCGATCCCAACGGCAACGTGCTCGCTCGCGCCGCCCACGACGTCGAGGCCACGCTGGTGGTGGATTGCAATCTCGATCAAATCGACGTGGTCCGCACGCATTGGCCGTTCCTTCGCGACCGGCGCATCGACGCTTACGGCGATCTTGTGAAGCGGTATCTGGATGGATGA
- a CDS encoding agmatine deiminase family protein gives MRDVGWDQRAWERRPTEFPICNLQFAICNLQYLRPLLGVFVVNRSPVPAALGYRMPAEWEPHAATWLSWPHNRDSWPGQFEPVPGIWAELVRVLSGSEPVHILAGGEAVMGEARRLVGHLPNITLHDIPTNDAWMRDHGPMFLVGPADTPPALVDWGYNAWGGKYPPFDLDQQVPRRIAELLGFRRIEPGIVLEGGAIDVNGSGSVLTTEQCLLNPNRNAGLTRAEIERYLDDYCGTRHAIWLGGGIVGDDTDGHIDELARFVSPRTVVAAVEDDPHDANYEPLHDNLRRLRLARDEQGRPLEVVLLPMPAPVFFGEHRLPASYMNFYIANRLVVVPQFGDAADSLALDMLARLFPDRRVCGLRAVELAWGLGAFHCITQQQPA, from the coding sequence ATGAGAGACGTAGGGTGGGACCAGCGAGCTTGGGAGCGCCGGCCCACCGAGTTCCCGATTTGCAATTTGCAATTCGCAATTTGCAATTTGCAATATCTCCGTCCACTCTTGGGTGTCTTCGTGGTTAACCGCAGCCCTGTTCCCGCCGCCCTCGGCTATCGCATGCCGGCCGAATGGGAGCCGCACGCCGCCACGTGGCTCTCGTGGCCGCACAACCGCGACTCCTGGCCCGGCCAATTCGAGCCGGTGCCCGGTATCTGGGCCGAACTGGTCCGTGTGCTCTCCGGTTCCGAGCCGGTCCACATTCTGGCCGGTGGCGAAGCGGTGATGGGCGAGGCCCGGCGGCTGGTCGGGCATCTGCCAAACATCACGCTGCACGACATCCCGACCAACGACGCCTGGATGCGCGATCATGGCCCCATGTTTCTCGTCGGCCCCGCCGACACGCCGCCGGCGCTGGTGGACTGGGGCTATAACGCCTGGGGCGGAAAATATCCGCCTTTCGACCTCGATCAGCAGGTGCCGCGACGCATCGCCGAGCTGCTTGGCTTTCGCCGCATCGAGCCGGGCATCGTCCTGGAAGGCGGCGCGATCGACGTCAACGGCAGCGGCAGCGTGCTCACCACGGAGCAGTGCCTGCTCAATCCGAATCGCAATGCCGGCCTGACTCGCGCCGAAATCGAACGCTATCTGGACGATTACTGCGGCACACGGCACGCTATCTGGCTGGGCGGCGGCATTGTGGGCGACGATACCGACGGCCACATCGACGAGTTGGCCCGGTTCGTCTCGCCGCGCACCGTCGTGGCGGCGGTGGAAGACGACCCGCACGATGCGAACTACGAGCCATTGCACGACAATCTTCGCCGCTTGCGCCTGGCCCGCGACGAGCAAGGGCGCCCGCTGGAAGTCGTCCTGCTGCCGATGCCGGCCCCGGTCTTCTTTGGCGAGCATCGCCTGCCGGCCAGTTACATGAACTTTTACATTGCCAATCGGCTGGTCGTCGTGCCGCAGTTCGGCGACGCCGCCGACTCGCTGGCACTCGACATGCTCGCCAGGCTGTTTCCTGACCGGCGGGTTTGCGGCCTACGGGCGGTGGAGTTGGCGTGGGGCTTGGGCGCGTTTCACTGCATTACGCAGCAGCAGCCGGCATGA
- a CDS encoding sulfatase-like hydrolase/transferase gives MKSTLRRGPPVESSSESRPAADGQLSRAARPVNPAARQAAPAIDHTWLALATLLALVGVVGKWLLLPFPVSSLGEFIRWLLRLAVVSAPDVCFAAGLAIVCGSLSRMLAWWPSPVSRVGRWLSIGLFALCGAYAVASVPMFKVTKVPFTVRLLSFVGGPEVMLSSAREYFPPGTLALLFAAPLAIVAAPTIARRPIARRVLSPIGPKTTALLCAMVLAGGVVCERYVRAEWTDPNRWERRIAQSPHWVLLASCVQEFSKDQPFSHNYSFSEIDDRDFRRVKADATGRAPLVAAERRPKNVVLIVLESIGVEYVGAYGSRFAATPNLDRLAAERGVLFDNVYAQAASSCKSLVALSHSVYPRPDWLLIVRDHPQFDVVSLPQVLKVHGYRTCYAHSGSWGWQKRDVFLKARGVDAVLDAGSHPGKEINSWGIDDQTMYQDVLDWIDQYPQRPFLAYAYTIETHHPYFPPAQRLDFGVKDEELDRFLNALRAADATLAWFMAEIEKRGLADSTLVAITGDHGESFGQHNLRTHSFGIYEQAVHVPLVLLNPGLSEMPRRNDIVGRHIDVAPTLLDVLNVPAPKEWQGESLFRQRDDQRAYFLSVGHEVVLGLRDGQYKYHYYVDTSHDELFDLSRDPREMANLATAEPERARAYRARLGGWVTYQREFLAKHGVR, from the coding sequence ATGAAATCCACACTGCGCCGCGGACCGCCCGTCGAGTCGTCGTCCGAATCGAGACCCGCCGCAGACGGACAACTCTCGCGCGCCGCCCGGCCCGTCAACCCCGCCGCTCGGCAAGCGGCTCCGGCGATCGACCACACCTGGCTGGCGCTGGCCACGCTGTTGGCCTTGGTCGGCGTCGTCGGCAAATGGCTCCTGCTGCCGTTTCCGGTTTCCAGTTTGGGTGAATTCATCCGCTGGTTATTGCGGTTGGCGGTGGTCTCGGCCCCGGATGTTTGCTTTGCCGCGGGTCTGGCGATCGTTTGCGGGTCGCTGTCGCGTATGCTTGCTTGGTGGCCCTCGCCCGTGAGTCGAGTCGGGCGATGGTTGTCGATCGGTTTGTTTGCCTTGTGCGGCGCGTATGCCGTGGCCAGCGTGCCGATGTTCAAAGTGACGAAGGTGCCGTTCACCGTCCGCCTGCTGTCGTTCGTGGGCGGCCCCGAGGTGATGCTGTCGTCGGCCCGCGAATACTTTCCGCCGGGCACTTTGGCCCTGCTGTTCGCCGCCCCGCTGGCGATCGTGGCGGCGCCGACCATCGCGCGGCGGCCCATCGCGCGGCGGGTGCTTTCGCCGATCGGGCCGAAAACCACGGCCCTGCTGTGCGCCATGGTCTTGGCCGGCGGCGTCGTCTGCGAACGTTATGTCCGCGCCGAGTGGACCGACCCCAACCGCTGGGAGCGGCGCATCGCACAAAGCCCGCACTGGGTGCTGTTGGCCTCGTGCGTGCAGGAATTCTCGAAAGACCAGCCGTTCTCGCACAACTACTCGTTCAGCGAAATCGACGACCGCGATTTCCGCCGGGTGAAGGCCGATGCCACGGGCCGGGCGCCTTTGGTGGCCGCCGAGCGCCGGCCGAAGAACGTCGTCTTGATCGTGCTGGAGTCGATCGGCGTGGAATACGTCGGCGCCTACGGCTCGCGCTTTGCCGCCACGCCCAATCTCGACCGTCTGGCCGCCGAGCGCGGTGTATTGTTCGACAACGTCTACGCGCAAGCTGCGTCGAGCTGCAAAAGCCTGGTGGCGCTGTCGCACAGCGTTTATCCGCGGCCCGACTGGCTGCTGATCGTCCGCGACCATCCGCAGTTCGACGTCGTCAGCCTGCCGCAGGTGCTGAAGGTCCACGGTTATCGCACCTGCTACGCCCATTCCGGCTCGTGGGGCTGGCAGAAGCGGGACGTATTTCTCAAGGCCCGCGGCGTCGATGCGGTGCTCGACGCCGGCAGCCATCCCGGAAAGGAGATCAACTCCTGGGGCATCGACGACCAGACGATGTACCAGGACGTGCTCGACTGGATCGACCAGTATCCGCAACGGCCCTTCTTGGCCTACGCCTACACCATCGAGACGCACCATCCTTATTTTCCGCCCGCCCAGCGCCTCGATTTCGGCGTGAAAGACGAGGAGCTTGACCGCTTCCTCAATGCCCTGCGCGCCGCCGACGCCACGCTGGCCTGGTTCATGGCCGAGATCGAAAAACGCGGCCTGGCCGACTCGACGCTGGTGGCCATCACGGGCGACCACGGCGAGAGCTTCGGTCAGCACAACCTGCGGACGCACAGCTTCGGCATTTACGAACAGGCCGTCCACGTGCCGCTGGTGCTGCTCAACCCCGGCTTAAGCGAGATGCCTCGGCGGAACGACATCGTGGGCCGACACATCGACGTGGCGCCGACGCTGCTCGACGTTTTGAACGTTCCCGCGCCGAAAGAATGGCAGGGCGAGAGCCTGTTTCGCCAGCGCGACGACCAGCGGGCGTATTTCCTGTCCGTCGGACACGAAGTGGTGCTTGGCCTGCGCGACGGCCAGTACAAATACCACTACTACGTCGACACCTCGCACGACGAGCTGTTCGACCTGTCCCGCGACCCCCGCGAGATGGCAAACCTGGCGACGGCCGAGCCGGAACGTGCGCGGGCCTATCGGGCACGGCTCGGCGGCTGGGTCACCTATCAACGCGAGTTCTTGGCCAAGCATGGCGTGCGGTGA